The Topomyia yanbarensis strain Yona2022 chromosome 3, ASM3024719v1, whole genome shotgun sequence nucleotide sequence TATCCTCACTGGACCGGTTGATTCTCCCACCATGACGATTATGATGTCGTTGGCATAGACGAAAATGTAAATTCTCCCCAGCATGGATGCAAAGAGCGAGTTCATGTTGACGAGGACTAATGTGACGGCAAGGACAGATCCCTGTGGAATACCGTTTTCAACCGCATACGTTCTGGACTGCAAACTGCCGACTTCCACTCAGACGACACGATAGTTGAGGTGGTTCTTGATGTAGTTCCCAAGGTTTCAGGTGACTCCTCAGTTTGCTAGGTGCCGGAGCACCCCCTCGCAGTAGTCTGTGTTGTAGGTCTTGACGATGACCAGCATAGCTATGTCGGCATTCAGATCGTCCGCCAGGGCCTGCCGGACGATTTCTAGGAAGACCCCAAGATGTGCTCTGGTCCCTCCCCTTGCCAAAGACAAACTGGCGCTGTTCAAGATGAAAGGTTTCTTCGAGGTAGGTCATAGGCTGTTTGTGACCATCCGCTCCATAGTTTTCCCTACGCGGGGTACCAAGCTAATCTGCCGAAAGTCTTTCGCCGTACGGAAAGTGTCACCCTTCTTTGGTATGCGGACTACAAGGGCTGTTTTCCAAGAGAATGGAATGGAATAGCGTCTGGCAGAGCGTGCTGTATGATAGGGCAGCCGACGCATCTAGTCCGGAGGATTTCCCGTAAGCGGTAGCAAGTGCAAGCTCTGTTGATGTCTTGTCCCGAGTTCGGTGGAAAAAGGTAACAGCGCTCATGCAAGTCTTCTGCGGCATGTTAAGAAGATTGGAGGCCCCTGCCTGTATCTGAGGATAGCGAGCTGAAGTGTTTGCCGAGTTCTTCGGCAATTTCTAGGGGCTCGACTGTTGTGGTTCCGTTGACTACAAGGGAGATGCTGACTTTCCTCCTTTTACCGCTGAGAGCGTTCACTCTCCTCCAAAGCTCGGCGGTGGAAACATCGGAAGATATCCCTTGGAAAAACGCGTTCCAACTCTTGATCTTCGGAGCCTACccactcaattcggctcggtgTATACAGCAAATTTATAAATTGATGTCTCAGAAAAGTGAGattagtttgctgattttcggtgaaatattttccgggtctcagcactcaaacgtcacttttactgagatctcagcaaaaacaattgtttgcTGAATCTCTGCTGTTGAGATTTCAGCAAAAGATACAAAAAAGCTGAAATCTCAACAGCAGAGATTCAGTGAGAAATGCTACGCTCGGCGGCCTGGATGAGTTTAGCCATTAGTTGGCCAGGGTTGTGTTCACGGTCTGGTGCGTGGGAGTTCGAGACTACTTCCTCGTAGGCGACCCAGTTCACCCGGTCGTATAACCAGCGCCGACGGCGAGTAGTGGTGCTCGTGTGTTATTTGAATTGGAATGTGGTCACAATTTCCGGAGTCTGCGAGAACGGACCAACCACACACAGGCCCCAGTGTGATCCGCGGGATAGAAAGAAATATCCAGGACTACGGAGTATTACTACGCGAATATAGATGAATCTTCCGATGTTAAGTATAATAACTCTACATTCTTCTATGGCTTTGACAATATGGTTGGTCGCTTCTGCCAGATCCCAACAGCAGATGATGGGCGTTGAAGTCCCCCATTATCAAGAAGGGGTATCTATTGGTTCCTGCATGTTCTTCAGTTTTGAACTGATGTTGCGCACTCTGGCGGGAATGTAGACGGAGGGCACCGTATCGAGTTGTACCGGTGTCGATAAGATGTCGGTCCGGACTCCGAGGCCAATGGTCTGACAAATGTTATCTTCGCTTCTAGCCACTAACAAGTACCGGTTGAGACCCAGCAACGGTCCGGGATTAATTCCGTCCTGAGTGTGAGTTTCTTGGAGAGCCAACCATATTGGTTGAGTTGAGGTGCGCAAATCAAGTATTCGATTCGAATCTTCCTCGTTTGGGGTTCGCCACTTCACAAGTCACCGACGAACGACACTATGATGGAGGCACAAGTTTTTCACTTAGTTTGAATTTTCAACTTGGAGGAGGCGTGAGGAGTTCACCAATTTGAAATTCAACTCTTCGATGGAGGTGCGAGTAGTTTACCTTACTTACGATTCTGCGGTCCTGAAATCTGCTATAATTTTTAGTATTTCGGAttttcctcgtcagtaactaacactaacttaatgctagttagacaTGTCCAAACCGACACCAAATTGGTGCTAGTTGCGTCTTGTGTGAacgctaaacaactggcttataccgagtgatgtctccaGTTCGTCCTGTCCCAATTCGCTGAGCAGAATGATTGTATATACTACTCGGTCTACCGGGCCTCGAAAAAAGGTTAAGGTCAAGATATGTAAAAGTATGCCACTTCTATTGCAAAACTAAAGAAATTTCCCATGTAAAAATATTAAGGTACCAGGTAAATAAGTTTGAAATCTTAAGATATCTTTAAATAAGTTTCCTAAACTCATTCATTAAAACCAAAAATAACCCTAATTATTCTATAAAACTGATATAAAACTGTCTTAAATCCCTAATCATACACATCAAGTTCATACCAAATGAGATTCTAAAGACATTGTTTACATCGGTTTCGGTTTATGAGGATCTGAAGGTCAAGCGAATCACTGAATAGGACGCATAATTCTATCAAAACAAATTAGTTTAACTATCCTTgaacaatattatttttaaaccaATCATATCAGCATGTCACATTTAATTCATGCTCTTTTTTCTAACTGATCTCGTTGTCATCGAGTTTGTCAGACCGAAACCATTTACGAATGATTCAGCAACTTCGAAAACCTAACATTAATAAAAGTATCACTCGGTACAGGAAGCAGCGGTATTTCGTTATAGCTACTCTTTAATTTTGGTCGCCTTAATAGTTTTGGTTGCCGTATGAATTTCTACCTCGATCTTTATTTTAGTCGTTTTTAATTGGGCAGATGGATAGCACTGAAGTAGAAGCAGAAGCCGGAATGAATCAGACTTCAGCTCGAAATTACAAAACCAGAACAATTCGCTGCTCCGAAGCTTTTTACTTGACTGATACAAATCTTAATATTTCAGGCCAAAGGGCAACCTCCTCCGGATAGTAAATCTTGCTTCGAAGGTGCCACACGCAAGGCACCTGATTGTTGTCCTCTTCCTCCGTTGATAGAGAAGAACATTGTAGACGACTGCAGAGAGAAGTACATCGATCTGAAGATAGTACCAGGAGCCAAGCGAAGGGAAGGATCAGTAAATGTGACCAGACACTCGTTTTCTTATGTGGATTTTGCTCGATATTTACCCAAATGTTAACTACTTTCAAATCATACGATTTTGTGAGCAGTTTCCATCTCAAGCAAATccgttttgaaaaattattcccCCCAGCCTACTGATTGAATTACCTTTTCAGTGCATTGCGCAGTGTGTTTTTCACGACATCAAAGCTTTCAATGCAAGCAGTAATACCCTGGACAAGGAGGCTGTGGAAAAAGTGATTCTACAAACTGCTGGCAGCAACGAGGACATCGGGTCAATGTTGAGCAAAATCATCAGCGATTGTCATGGGCGGGTGACAAAGAATCCCGTATTTTTAATACAACCAATTTCGACAGTTCCCGGGAGAGCCGGTTGCAGTTTTCTACCGCAGGCACTGATAAACTGTATCAAAACCGAACTGTTTACGGTGAGTGTAGTCGGTACAATTTAAAAATTGAGTAACGTTGGTACTTCTGTATTTACAGAATTGTCCGTCCAGTCTTTGGTTCGGGGGACCAGAGTGTGATAAGTTGAAACAGAAGCTTTCTGTGGGGTGTTCGTTCTCTTCCATAGTTGGATGAGAACGGGAGGgggaatttaaatttgaaatatttgaaaacgtGACAAATTGTATTaaatgttattttaaaaaaaaatcgaattctcTAATTGATCGTAGTAGCAAGAACGAATGACTCTGATCAAATACGGTTTTTTCGTAAAAGACCGAGTATTTGCAACGTGAACCACTTATGAAGGAGTTTAGATTAACGAAAGTTGTCTATATCCAATTCCAACATATCAGGCTTACAGTAATGATAACGATAAAATTGACTTAGGCAAAAGGATTCGCTTTACATATCGACCTAGAATGCGTGGTTGTGTGCGGCTGTGTATAAATTAAGGACTCTATACGGATGATGAAAAAATCGAGGTATGACTACATGATCTGGAACCGCGTGCTTGCTATAGCAATGCAATGCCGTTGagttatttccaaaaaaaaaacattttttctacatttgtgaaagaaatgtttaaaaacactcATGGGTTTTTCAGAAGCTTGCAGCATTAATTCttataaacaaacaaattttacgccgaaaaatcgatgaaaaaaaagttatgtagttagtcaaaaataacaaaaaacctAGGTGTTATGGTCGCAGCTGCAAATCCCTTGCTAGAAGAGGAGTTATCAAGATAATAAATCACTGAAAATGAGATGGAAGTTGCAGGAAATATCTGTTTGATAAACCTACTACTCTAGAAGCTGCACTAAACCATTTTCACGCATGCCTTGTCTTTCATAATCAATCATCCACGGAACTTTACTTGTATTTCCCTATTTAATCTTCAAGCACGTCGATAATTTTGTCATATCTGGTGTGGATACCTTCTTCCTTGCAACGCAACTGCCGTTTGTACCTGTTAGGAGCTGGAGGTTTGCTTCTTGCACATGATTTGAATCCATCCCCGCGTCATATAAATTAGATTTATCAGCTTTTGTTGGAATGCCAATCTCTAGCATTACCGGCTACAGTTTGTTTTGTCTCAGTGAACCGTACGCTGCCTTAAAATCAACAAACAGATGATAAATACGCGAGCACATTCTGCAATTTACTcactaattaatcaaatattTGTAGCAGAGTAAACACACTTTTTTAATTGCTGACAAAGAATTCTATCTACGAATTCTATATTCTATGAACATCGCTTCTGAAAGTAGTAATTTTGCAAGTTTCATGTTCGCTGTTCCCTGTTCCCCATtccctgtttcctgtttcctgtttcctgtttcctgtttcctgtttcctgtttcctgttccCTGTTCCCTGTTCCCTGTTCCCTGTTCCCTGTTCCCTGTTCCTTGTTCCCTGTTCCCTGGTCCCTGTTCCCTGTTCCCTGATCCCTGTTCCCTGTTTCCATCATACGAGACGAGCAGTATGAATcacgttcaactccttagccAAGGCAGAAAGCTTCGAAGCggagaacaacatgcaacacgacgtcgaatatgaaaacaCCAAAACCAAGATTCCCGTGTAAATGGACCAAGATCTGACGGAAATTCGACTACATGCTTTGAGACCACGTActagcaattaaaaatataattaaaatatTCATGTCGAAGTTTGGAGAAGAGGAATCCGTCAGAAAagacacttggagaaacttttgtCCTGGCAATCTGAACGGTGTTCAGCTGGTGCGAATAAGGCTGACCCAACCTATACCATCTTACTTGCCTTTCGAGGGCAGATCATATCCAGGTGTTGACTACATCCAAAGATCCCTATGTACATACCCAGGACAGACGACCAGCACTAAACAGCCTTCAACCACAGCTGATGCACCACAGACAGCAGGTCGAAAAATGAATGccaaacaaacaatattccacggcaTCCCCAGGCAATAGTTAATATATCTagagaagaaataaaaaagaaagaagacagaTATACCAAAGTCACTCGAAACACACAAAAATTACCAAACAactaacagcgaaaatcaaagctccagcgatgacgacatggacgcaaACGCGAGCGAGGGAGATGACAGACGGAATGACCATcaagaaataaaattaaaacaagaagcggaaagcagtgcgcccagCAGCAATaatatataattatttttgacgAATTGAACTTAATTATTACCTGAATAGTATATTATATCCGAAAAAGGCGTATGGGGATAAAACctcaataaataaacaaacaattaCTTTTATAATTCTGTTATCGTTCAGTAATCGTAGCTGAGTTCAACTTTTTTGTTTTACTATTTTTCGTGGTAAATGGCTTTAGCACCCGCCACAATCGCATTAGAAAAGTATGAACTGAAAGACAACAGCACTACGAAATTTCGGTTCCTTGAACACAGTCCCACAGTCGCCGAtttctaatctaaaaaaatGGGTATCCGTTTTATTAGAACTTGTTAAATCTTCACtcattgaacataatcagctaGACATTGTCTGAATAGCCAAAAAACAGAGAGGTGTCCTCGGGATATTTCGTTTACCCATGAGTAGCCGCTTCGCTCATCAAAGTGTTTAAAATTCTTCTTCCAACGACTAGATCTCATTAGTCAATCGCAAAGAAAGCCGTCGTAGCGTAGAGCCGAACTTCCAATAAGTGTGATAAACAGCCCGCACTTTGTCTACGAAATGTTGGAACAACAGGAAGTTGGCATTTCCACTCTGCTTATCCAAATCGTTTCAATCGAGTGCCATACATTATTATGCTTGTTAATGGTAAATGTTCAAAATAGTACAAGCTCAGGTGAACCTGAATGATAGTAATACCTAAAATGTATCCTCTGTAGTGAGCTGCAGCTTTGCTTTGCAAAAAGAGCGCTCTGCACACGGCGTTTCACcaccagaaaatttttattctaATTTCCAGTTGTGTTATGTTGTGTTTTGGATTTACATCATACTTGAAACACCAAGTACATATTGGAAAAGCTTAGTGTACATCGAGGCTACTGGACAGCATTTCATTTAATATGATTCCTACTCAtaatccagtttttttttcagttttctatcCTCCTTCCCATCTTTTACTTTTAATCAGTTTAACGCGTATCCATGTattctgtaatttctgtttaGTGAAAGAAGTTAACCTAGAAAATTACtacatgctatatttcttcctaaatagaaaaatttagggaaaaaaaacaatttatcaccatttttttaaatgagaAAATTGGGCAATACCATATTTGGGCGTAAAAGACACAAATccaataactaaattagttatggaatttgcgtttcgacttcatcgcTTCAGAATACGACACTAATTTAGCGCCAGGACGAAGCTAGCTCcgaaaacggagacacaattctTGTTCCCGAGCAAACCTATAGTTAAGCgcgatgtcccgcaagaaataGTATTTGTCAAAACTACTACAGAATTCGTCCGCCATATTGTCAACAAACTAAATTTTCAAATCCAAAAACCACACATATTGACCTAGCCGCAGAGCCTACTACGATGGTAATATACTAATGCAGAATTGATTGTAAATGGTCAAAAAAACGAAGTGTAtagaacgaatgaaaattttatttgaacttgATTCTTGAAATACTTCGACACGTACCATCTTCACTATCTCATTCTAACCCATCAGAGCCACAAACGAACATCCCGAGATTGATTTCTGCTTCAGCTGTTTACAGTCGGTACTATCGGTCCAAACCGCGGCAGGACATCTCTGAAACGAAGCCAAATAACACCATTGTTCAAACCTAGTCAACACATCCGCAAAAAAAACATCAAACCTGAAACAGTGTCGATTTGAAACAGTTGAAAAATCCTTCCGGCATAAAACTACAAGCCGCCCGGCCCGGCGTCGACGAAACCGGCGTCGCTTTGAATGCTGGATTAGTGCTGACAATGTTAACACATTCGTCCACGGTGCTGTTAATCAGTGGACCAAAGTTACGATCCGATCCGATATTGGACGTGGACAATGCTCTTTTGAGGGCCGTTTTATCTATGGTATTGTTCTTGAAGGTGTTCAGCGTTGTCATCAGACACTGGGCGATGCACTGTCAGGGAACAATGTTGATATAGTACGGTATTAGTTTGAAAAGcatcaaaataatcaaaatcatTCACTTACGCATCCTTCCGTCTTTTTGACACCGGGAGCAGGAGCAATCGTTGGATTTTCGGTAGCACAGCGATTCATAATACTCTGATCCACGAACGATGGAAACTGGCAGCAATCCTTGATCGTTTTGGAGTTTCCATGCATACATGATGCGCTGTCAGCCTGCGGTTGGCATATTGcctaaaattggaaaaaatccgTCTCAGATAATTGcacgaaaattttcgaaaaattacacACAGATTTTAGTAGAACAGTAGCGACAACAGCAAACGTgataatttttgacattttcgcaGCACTTTGGTGTTTACTTTATCGAAACAAACTGGTAATGAAAATATCTGCCTTGATTTGTCTGATTATATAGTTACTAGAATTTCAATTGAATTACTCTTCTTTGTTAAATACTACGCGGCAATGACATTGAACTACAATCAAACAATTATTGTAGTATTTTTTATCTCTTAAGTGTCAGTgccacgtatatggcacccctatccgtttgtattgaactgacataagtcaacatctcagcgggcacacaaattatgggccccactgacagttcaaattgttcgacttgttttgctcgaagctcgattttcactagacagataccgtacggcatgactcaatttttagacatttgttAAACAGCGAAAATATTGGATAGTTAACtgaagaaatgtgttgttttgggcatgtcggtgaataacaaaaactttacaccatggtgcaccaacaaattaaacgaactcgactataacaaaattgtgtcgaatgaaattgattctgtttattgtggatcgaccctaacgcgacgttttagatgttggcatagaaatcatggcggcgtagcagatacctggtcagtgctttaaaagttactcatgcAAAACTGCTGAAAAAGGTAACTTGTTTGACAAACAATCTGGTTGGTGTACTACACACATGATGAACAATCTACGCAATGATTCGCCTACTACGACATTTTAGCAGAGTTTTTGAGTCGACTCAAATTCGTTACAATAAAGGGTAGAACAGTGAAAAATTGGTAGAACATTATGTATGTGCACGCTGATTATACTATTAAATTGCTAACGATATTCCGTAAATCGGGGCGACTTTGTTCACTTTTTGATTTAATTATGAATGTACTTTCGATCATCCGTATACTTTGTTTTATTGCAATTAATGATTCTGACGCTTTGGTTGATTCTTTCCtaattttttctcattttttaaataaaaatgattcaGTGAATATTTTAGGCAAGCACAGCAATCCTGAAAATATACTTTTAGGAAAGCTTAAAGTCAGCgaataatgaataaaaataagtacTTATTAGTTTGAATtggatgaaaattgtgaaagtgattcagtattttttaaaatgtggaatttttgagtttcattAGATCTCAATcccaatttttacatttcttataaaagaaatgtatagaattcgctcaaactttcaagatttcttccgaggcccggagggccgattcttatataccaatcgactcagctcgacgatttgggacaatgtctgtgtgtgtctgtgtgtgtatgtaacggacaaattcgtgtttctcagcaatggctgaaccgatcttagccaaaccaattttaaatgaaagacctatcaaacagtaagaacgcctttaatttgtttttgattctgatgtttagtttccaagatatgaatgttttgaATGTGCAAAAATGCCGTATTtcgcggttttttttaaattatttgccgaaattgaaaacaaagattaacaatttatatatttttaggcagcttatacgaatacctttcgaacaagctgtagattgttgaaatcagacaattatcaaaagagatatttaacattaaatgcggacgaaagatttttatcatttctcattgccagaaatatgaccaaaaacatgtaatctattattaacaccaaaacggcttattttaggtcaatagtatgccctttcttttggtattgtgctttagctgattaatccccctatgagtgagatattttcacaaattttcttggaagtgattatatcgaaatgatgccttcagcaaatttgtagctcttacttttgcgaataactttactgaagacttcaaatatctattttgaatactttataagttatggcttgttgtttgtggattactctttgtcgcctatttattgttcaatatagtaataatccattgaaataagccaaacattatttcgataaaacgaattttgtatttcatttttctattcacaaccgctagaaataatcaccgaacacttccaagttgtctggaaggaacttgataacttatcagtgcaaaaatgttcatttgtacgaaccttctgactgcaatttttctaacttataaccatcggatcgatctgaaacatatcggaaaatgaaaagcgacaTAAATAACTCCGAGCAACGGCGTAGaaaagagaaggttttggggtttaacaccatgcaagagatggctggatcgatttgcacaaagttagtctcaaatgaaaggtacaaccttcccatcggctgctattgatttttttattgattggacttccggttccggagttacgagttgaagagtgcaatcacacagaaaattcccatataaactgaaatgaaaaattttcaaaatcaaatttgtatttttgatgccaaatgactttaaaatgaaacattgagatgtttgacaaaaattgacttctttggactttggtacatttttgtctttctcatatagaaaggttatgcaatcactctaaaaatcgtcaatcataccggcccggagggagtatgcagtgaggggttgctactttaaaattaaaactagtttaaaatttcttaacaagttgaaaattttcggcaggacctggacctcccggatctttctccatgatccgccgctggtttcaagcgatgtttcagtatcacatagtatctcaagatcgtggctgtcgagccattgtatgtatgtgcaaatcgtactgaacatgtaatattcatttccaccattgtattgaacataaccagccatggaatcgtagtctggacaaatgagacaagcacaattgcaccactaggtggattaaaacaggtttttattttgggaatgcgtcgaattGAGACGAAGACGTAATATggttaataacgaggataacactttccgaatgtagagagaaatttatgaaaaatgacgatttccattcgactctagcaggttctgatcgattttgatgagcatttgatttttgttgtatgaccaattatatgtataggtcatatgt carries:
- the LOC131693069 gene encoding general odorant-binding protein 67-like, which gives rise to MTSIAMSAFRSSARACRTISRKTPRCALVPPLAKDKLALFKMKGFFEAKGQPPPDSKSCFEGATRKAPDCCPLPPLIEKNIVDDCREKYIDLKIVPGAKRREGSCIAQCVFHDIKAFNASSNTLDKEAVEKVILQTAGSNEDIGSMLSKIISDCHGRVTKNPVFLIQPISTVPGRAGCSFLPQALINCIKTELFTNCPSSLWFGGPECDKLKQKLSVGCSFSSIVG
- the LOC131693199 gene encoding general odorant-binding protein 67-like, giving the protein MSKIITFAVVATVLLKSAICQPQADSASCMHGNSKTIKDCCQFPSFVDQSIMNRCATENPTIAPAPGVKKTEGCCIAQCLMTTLNTFKNNTIDKTALKRALSTSNIGSDRNFGPLINSTVDECVNIVSTNPAFKATPVSSTPGRAACSFMPEGFFNCFKSTLFQRCPAAVWTDSTDCKQLKQKSISGCSFVALMG